A stretch of Oncorhynchus mykiss isolate Arlee chromosome 26, USDA_OmykA_1.1, whole genome shotgun sequence DNA encodes these proteins:
- the LOC118944550 gene encoding KH domain-containing protein 3-like isoform X3, whose translation MDDTGPGLSPVEMDDTGPGLIPVEMDDTGPGLIPVEMDDTGPGLSPVEMDDTGPGLIPVEMDDTGPDLIPVEMDDTGLIPVEMEDTGPGLIPVEMEDTGPGLIPVEMDDTGPGLIPVEMEDTGPGLIPVEMEDTGPGLIPVEMDDTGPGLIPVEMDDTGPGLQDASQAVETP comes from the exons atggatgatacaggaccaggtctgagcccagtggagatggatgatacaggaccaggtctgatcccagtggagatggatgatacaggaccag gtctgatcccagtggagatggatgatacaggaccaggtctgagcccagtggagatggatgatacaggaccaggtctgatcccagtggagatggatgatacaggaccagATCTGATCCCAGTAGAGATGGATGATACAGGTCTGATCCCAGTAGAGATGGAGgatacaggaccaggtctgatcccagtggagatggaggatacaggaccaggtctgatcccagtggagatggatgatacaggaccag GTCTGATCCCAGTAGAGATGGAGgatacaggaccaggtctgatcccagtggagatggaggatacaggaccaggtctgatcccagtggagatggatgatacaggtccaggtctgatcccagtggagatggatgatacaggaccaggtctgCAGGATGCTTCTCAGGCAGTTGAAACGCCATAA
- the LOC118944550 gene encoding KH domain-containing protein 3-like isoform X4, with product MDDTGPGLSPVEMDDTGPGLIPVEMDDTGPGLSPVEMDDTGPGLIPVEMDDTGPDLIPVEMDDTGLIPVEMEDTGPGLIPVEMEDTGPGLIPVEMDDTGPGLIPVEMDDTGLIPVEMEDTGPGLIPVEMEDTGPGLIPVEMDDTGPGLIPVEMDDTGPGLQDASQAVETP from the exons atggatgatacaggaccaggtctgagcccagtggagatggatgatacaggaccaggtctgatcccagtggagatggatgatacaggaccag gtctgagcccagtggagatggatgatacaggaccaggtctgatcccagtggagatggatgatacaggaccagATCTGATCCCAGTAGAGATGGATGATACAGGTCTGATCCCAGTAGAGATGGAGgatacaggaccaggtctgatcccagtggagatggaggatacaggaccaggtctgatcccagtggagatggatgatacaggaccaggtctgatcCCAGTAGAGATGGATGATACAGGTCTGATCCCAGTAGAGATGGAGgatacaggaccaggtctgatcccagtggagatggaggatacaggaccaggtctgatcccagtggagatggatgatacaggtccaggtctgatcccagtggagatggatgatacaggaccaggtctgCAGGATGCTTCTCAGGCAGTTGAAACGCCATAA
- the LOC118944550 gene encoding KH domain-containing protein 3-like isoform X2 → MDDTGPGLSPVEMDDTGPGLIPVEMDDTGPGLIPVEMDDTGPGLSPVEMDDTGPGLIPVEMDDTGPDLIPVEMDDTGLIPVEMEDTGPGLIPVEMEDTGPGLIPVEMDDTGPGLIPVEMDDTGPGLIPVEMEDTGPGLIPVEMDDTGPGLIPVEMDDTGPGLQDASQAVETP, encoded by the exons atggatgatacaggaccaggtctgagcccagtggagatggatgatacaggaccaggtctgatcccagtggagatggatgatacaggaccag gtctgatcccagtggagatggatgatacaggaccaggtctgagcccagtggagatggatgatacaggaccaggtctgatcccagtggagatggatgatacaggaccagATCTGATCCCAGTAGAGATGGATGATACAGGTCTGATCCCAGTAGAGATGGAGgatacaggaccaggtctgatcccagtggagatggaggatacaggaccaggtctgatcccagtggagatggatgatacaggaccaggtctgatcCCAGTAGAGATGGATGATACAG gaccaggtctgatcccagtggagatggaggatacaggaccaggtctgatcccagtggagatggatgatacaggtccaggtctgatcccagtggagatggatgatacaggaccaggtctgCAGGATGCTTCTCAGGCAGTTGAAACGCCATAA
- the LOC118944550 gene encoding KH domain-containing protein 3-like isoform X1, with protein MDDTGPGLSPVEMDDTGPGLIPVEMDDTGPGLIPVEMDDTGPGLSPVEMDDTGPGLIPVEMDDTGPDLIPVEMDDTGLIPVEMEDTGPGLIPVEMEDTGPGLIPVEMDDTGPGLIPVEMDDTGLIPVEMEDTGPGLIPVEMEDTGPGLIPVEMDDTGPGLIPVEMDDTGPGLQDASQAVETP; from the exons atggatgatacaggaccaggtctgagcccagtggagatggatgatacaggaccaggtctgatcccagtggagatggatgatacaggaccag gtctgatcccagtggagatggatgatacaggaccaggtctgagcccagtggagatggatgatacaggaccaggtctgatcccagtggagatggatgatacaggaccagATCTGATCCCAGTAGAGATGGATGATACAGGTCTGATCCCAGTAGAGATGGAGgatacaggaccaggtctgatcccagtggagatggaggatacaggaccaggtctgatcccagtggagatggatgatacaggaccaggtctgatcCCAGTAGAGATGGATGATACAGGTCTGATCCCAGTAGAGATGGAGgatacaggaccaggtctgatcccagtggagatggaggatacaggaccaggtctgatcccagtggagatggatgatacaggtccaggtctgatcccagtggagatggatgatacaggaccaggtctgCAGGATGCTTCTCAGGCAGTTGAAACGCCATAA